TTTACAATCTTGAGCTTTGATCTAGTGATCATAGGGTGAGCAACAGGTTCAGTAGATTTAGCGGGAGGTGCAGTTGCTGAAACTGCTGAATCTGACAACAAACCAAGATTATTAGAAGTGGCAACATCGTAGAAGAACTGACCTGAGGTATTTCAGTTTGAGGCATAGTTGTTGATTCTATTTGAGGCATAACTTCTGGTTCTAGTTGAGGCTCAACTGCTGGTTCTGTTGCTGGCTCTATTGAAGAAACAACTGCTGGCTCTGTTTGAGGCATGACTGTTGGTCCTATTTGAGGCATGGCTGCCTCCAACTGTTGGTTCTATTGGAGGCACAACTGTTGGTTCAGCTTGAAAAACCAATGCTAATTGTGTTATAGGAACTGAAATGTAACTTGCTAAAGAACAACGTCACTTGCAACAGAACCATACTGAACACGTTGAACATTAGCAGGAGGTGAAAGACTAGACAAAGTAGTTTCCTGCTCCGGCACATCAACAGCACTAGGCAACGAACCTACAAATGGTAAGGGTATGACTTCAAAAACACTAGATTATTGCATACTTTTACCCAGATCAAGAAAACTATTAGTGCAAGGCAATTAAGAGTAAAAAATAGTAAGAGCATTAGAAGCAGCAACAGAAGAGGAAAACTTAAATGGAAACACAGATTCATAAAAAACATGTCgggaaattaaaaatttcttcATTGAAAGATGAAAATACTTCACTACAAAAATTTTCAggattaccaacggatttttcCGTTGGTAACCTGtaaaaatccgttggtaaacgAATTACCAACGGATTACTAACGGATTACTAACGGATTATGATCCGTCGTTAAAAAGCTCGTTGGTAAATTTTTACCAACGGCTTTGAAGTCCGTTattattactaacggatttcctAACAGAATTtccgttagtaatactaacggatttactaacggatttaaaatccgttagtaaattgagagaaaaataatttactaaccgattttaaatccgttggtaaatccgttagtaaatctattaaaaaattaaatacttttaaaataattattattttaattaaataataaatttcattattaatattattttttatttattatttcaattaaataataaatttcattattaatattattttttattaattcaataagatttaaaattatattattattgttactaaGTTTGTAATTTATGTCccatatttattagaaatatatagaaagtagaaataagagaaaagtagatgagaaatatatagaaagtagaaataagagaaaagtagatgagagaaaatgataaaaaaaaaagaaaaaagagaaaagaaaaaaatgatagaaaaataaaaattatgaaaaaaaaaaaggaagaatgaGAGTAGAGTAAAAAGATgatagaaaaatgagaaaaaaagaggaaattattagagaagaaaataatagaaaaagtatagataaaaaaaaatgatagaagaaaataatgagaggaaataatatgaatgataattatagagaaaattaagaataagagaagaaaaggaagaaaatattggaaagaaaatagagaaagtgaaaggaaaattatggaggaaaataaagaaaataattgaagagggaagagaatgagataaaaaaggataagaaatgaaaggaaaataatagaaaaaaaaaatgagataagaaagttaaatgaaagaaagtaatagaaaaagaaagaaaatgagggaaagggaaagaaaatgcaagaagtaaaaatgataaaatgaatgaatgataaaaggagaaaagttggtattatatttataaaagtagatcactaacggatttactaacggattcaaatccgttagtaaattttgaaaaaaaaaagcggGCTTTTTCCCTCCAAAAATTACTAACGAATTTTCAAATCCGTTAAtaaatccgttagtattactaacggatttaaatccgttagtaaattctaaaaaaaaaaagagcgggCTTTTTCCCTCCAAAAATTATTAACGGATTTTCAAATCTGttagtaaatccgttagtattactaacggatATTTATCCGTTATTAAtccgttagtattactaacggTTTACCAATGGATTtcaaatccgttggtaaatttttatataaaattttttatattaaaatttatcaacGAATTTTCAAATTCGTTAATAAATTCATTGAAATTACTAACGGATATTCATCGGTTAGTAAtccgttagtattactaacggtttaccaacggattttaaatccgttggtaaatttttacataaaattttttatattaaaatttaccaACGAAtttttaaatccgttagtaaatccgttaaaattactaacggattttcaTCCGTTAgtaaaatccgttggtaaatcaCAACTTTCTTGTAGTGCTTGTACCCTCTATGCTTCTTACTATACCCAACAAAAACACACAAGACAAATTTAGGATCAAACTTATGTCTCTTTATATTCCATATATaagaaaaacatttaaaaccaAAGACTCAGAGTGAAGTATAATCAGGATGTGTGccatgtaatttaaaaaatggtGCATCAAAACAAAGTGAGGAAGATGATAACCGATTAAGAAGAAATACTGATGTGGTAAAAGTCTCAACCCATAAATATAAAGGCGCATGACTGTGAAATAATATGGTCATACCTAATTCACAGATAACACGATGTCAACGTTCAACCATACCTGTTTGCTCTGAAGTATATGAATATGAAATTTGATGAATAATACCTATAGTAAGAAAATGAGATGACAAACTATAATTGACAAATTCATCACCACCATCagagtaaaatattttaattttcttattaaacTGATGCAAAACATATTGCTCAAAGGCTATATAAGCAGCAAAGAAATCAGATTTTTACTTTAAAGGGATTATCCACACATATCTAGAAAAATAATCCACAAAACacacataaaacttaaactTGCTAATATAAGTTACAGGAGCAAGTCCTCAcaaatcataataaattttatcaaaactaTTAATACTAGAACattcagaagaagaagaaggaagttTTCTAAGTTTCCTAACTGAAAACTATCACATAACTTTAATGGTTGTGAAGAGCctgtaatattaataaaatttttattcttcAAATACTGAATTGCCAAAGCTTGAGGATGTTCTAAGCGTGGGTGTTAGAGAAAACATAAATATTATGCTTTCTTTTCCCTGTTACTAGATGATCTTCTATGTTTCGATTCTTCACATAAACAGTCACATCAGAGAAATTCACAATTAACATGTAACTGAGAAGTTAACTAACTTACCGAGAACAGATTTAAACTGCTGAACTTGTTTCTGCTTTTGAGCATAGAAAGCCAGGAATGGTGCTAGTTGTGCAAGCATTGTGTCAGTCTAATGCAAAAACCAATTCTTGCATTGGTCGAAATTTTGTAACTGAGAAACCAATTTAGTATCCTTATGTCTTGGAGGTTTCAACATAGTGGTAGTGAAGGTTTCATATTGTGATCCAAGACTTGTGAGAAGACAAAAAAAAACCTTCTCTATGTTAAAAACTAATTTACCAATGACAGCAAGGTTGTCACACAAACTCTTAAAACCACGTATGTGGTCTCCAACTGACTTTGTATCATCCTTACATAGATTTTAGTTGTTGTCGTAAAGTGAATTCTCGTTCCTGAGAGTCTTGAGCATAAGTTTCTTTCAATACTTTCCAGACTGCCTAAGTTTTGTCTATCTCAATGACAAATCCTAATGCTTGGAATAAACTATCGACTCTCGAAGAAGACGATAAGACTTTTACTAGGTAGCAAATTCTTTTGTTAATTGAGGTTTTGTGGTGGTTGAATCTGACGCTATGAATTTTTGCAGAGATAATGTTTCATTGGTAAGATGATCGACTAAATCTTGACTTTCTGCTAAGCCAAGAACTTGTTCTATCCAAAGCGGATATTTAGTTTCAGTGAGTTTCAAGGTTACAAAGTTTTCAACATTCAAAGATAAAATTcatgattaaaaaaaagagtttttagGCTCTAATACCAAGAAGAAAAAGATGATAGAATgctgtattttttatatatattcatcAAATAGAAAAGCACGCTATAAATAAGATAtgaaagaaatataaaaattcgtaatcaaaacagatatgaatatttaaagaaATATAAGCTTATCCAAAGAAGTTGTAGTTTTTCTGACAGACACCAATTATGCAGGAGCATGTTACTCAATAATTAACCTTATTCCTATTCATATatcttctaaaaattttataagtatcCTTATCACTCCATGATTTTAGGATCAACCTTATCACTCTCAAGACTCACACGTTGCAGCTGTAAGGAATTACTGTTAACAAGTCCATGATAATTTCAGTCTTTCGTAGTGATAGAGCCACTTTGAAAGAGCAAAACATGTTGTTCCGACGCCAATTTCATTGACTTTTTATATCACCGATGATGACTTTTTATATCATCGATGAGAACCAACAAGCAAGGGACACAATTATAACCAAAACTTCTCTCTCAAAACAGACCCACAAATCAACTATTTGTAAACAAAGAAAAACACTAAAATACAAAATCATTTACGTAGTTGAGCTTTGACAGAGAAACTCAATGCAATCTCACAAAATTAAAGCTCTCTCTTTGTCTTTGGAATTTTCCCTCTCTTAACGATGCTTTTGAATCTAATAAAATCAATTTGGATAATTATTtcatacaattaaaataaatttaaaaatttttttttaccaataATTCATTGCATTACATAGTTGTCAAATAACAACAAATATTACAATAATAGTTAAAGATAAGAGAAAGTCATGACATCCAATTTGACGATAATTTACTATTCAACCATAAATTTGCCATAGTATCAACTCATGTATTAGCTTTTCAAAAAATGGACTTGAAAGAAATATATTGAAAGCATAAGCCAAATTTCAAAATAGATTTCACAAATGTCCGAATTTCTCATGTGAGAATGTATAGGGTGCTGGATAGTATTAGTCAGGATAGCATAATTAACTTCGCATTCAATCTATCGATAAAAGGCCAACCGCTGCAATAAAAGAGAAAACTAATCATTTCAAGTGATAGCCAGATGGATGCAAAATGTGCTGAAACTATAGCATTCCGGGAAAtattgagctggattaaagagtgtggatgggatcgagttcttttcgaattggatgctcaggtacttgtgatgtcagttaattgtgttttgttagatgatttatcgtcttttagccttttggttcaagattgtaaacTGCTTCTATCTAGTTTTGAGGAAGCAAAGTGTGTTTTTGTTCATATatctgcgaatgatgtcgctcatgttctagcaatatcggctcattctgagtcagaTTAAGGAGTTTGGATTGATATCCTTTCTCCTCATATTGTTTCTTTGTTCTCTTTGAATTAATGAAGTTTTCttgttatttcaaaaaaaaagaaatagtgaTATCAcaataaatctttaaaaaacCTCTAAGGAGAAGACCAAAGAATACGTTTTAAGAATAATGACTAAGTATGAAAAATCAGGAAGGTGCTTGTTAAAAATCCATCCGTTACACAACTAAGATCCTGATTTGCtcagaaaaaaaatacaatGTTTCATTTTATTAAAGAATAATTCTCCTAATAAGAAAATTGACTCTTTGAATTTTGTTCAGGATTATGAGGCATCAATGTTACAGAAtttcattattataatatttaaattaactcaAATATAGTTGAGTTCAAATTTAAATAGCCCagctaaattgaatttaaaaatcataattCTCCATTGCAAGTAAACGTAACTTTTTAGactaattgaattttaaattttataattctaaatatattttatattttttaaaatatatatttttataaaataacaacTTGTGCGAGTTGAGCtcattgaaaaattttataaattttaatattttggtgATTGCGTGCCTCGAGACTGTAGTATACGAGGCTCGGGTATATATTCCAACTCAAACAGCCTGATTCCCTTTACAAAGTACcaaaatattacaaaaaaaatatcagaatgagttaaatatttaaattaaaaataataggtgcacaaataaaaaaattcatcgaattagattaatttaaaatttaatttaatttcttatttatttcgatttgatttaatttttaattttatatttttttattatttcagttcgatttgattttaattagaaaaaattaaaaaaaattgaatcgaactgattaatgataataatatattatttttaataatatagagattagatcatattaaaattaaaatattttaattaaattttaaaatattaaaaataaagtgtaaaaaataaaaattattaaaaatttaaatcgaactgaatcgaatcgaattgaattaaatcaaatcgatttaatttaatttaatttttaattaaaattaattcaattcaatttttataaatactaaaattttaatttttaaattattcgattcgattcgattttaaatcgaattcaTGGAAACTTCAGTGTAATAGCAACCAAGAAAGGCGATGGCCTGTTACCTTTTAAACGGTGAATTATTTTTAAGTGAAATAAACATGGATGAAATTTTTAGGgtgaaatatataatttatggtTTAATAACTAtgaatttttgtttttcttgaaggagaaattattattttattaatttttttatttgaaattttaattttcttaattttaaaaagttttattttaaaagaaattaaattatatataattttataaaaaattatttaaattttttagaaaataaaatcatatcaaacaaaagttattaaaattatttgaaaatttctGTATTcacaaaatgtttaaatttttttagagcagaatttttttttcttactgaTCAGAAATATCAACCATGTGACTATATTTTGGATCAACTCTGGGTTAGACTATTTAAACCTGCAATTGAAAATTAGTAGATGCAACTATTTTATTAGTAAGAACCAGAAACAAgttggaaaaaagaaaagatttcAGCATCTCTTTGCAGCAATTAATTAAATAGCTGCAGAGGATGAATTCTTATCTTTTTCTAATACAGATTCCAAATTGAAGAAATCAGAATTCCTCATGTTACATCTGGCACGAATTTCCCCTTGTCCATCTGTCAACACTCCCACAGTCCCCATTTTGATCAATGCACCCGCGAAGCTAGCGAAGAACTGAAATTCGTTATTAGCAAAATTAATAACAGTTCCTCTAGTCCTTGGATCTTCAAACAAATCTTGGTCTGAAGTAAATAAGCCCTGTCGGTTTATGAGATCGACGAAGTACAGGTTGTCGAATTTGAAAGGGGATCGAAAATCCAACCAAGTTAGAGAGTCGAATTCTGGAAAAGCACAATAAGGCCTAAGTTTCTCGTATAAGGAAATTTCCATGGTAGGATCTCTGGTAGGAAATAGACGTTCTCGGAATGAGCTGCAACGGGCGATGCCGATGGTGTGGGCACCTGAGAGGGCTACAGTGTCGAGAAGATTCAAGCCTTTTCGAGCAAACTTCGTTAGTATTTCAGTTGTTTTAGCAGTAGGAGCTATCAGGTCTTCAAATGTTTGGTTTACTCTTGGGAATGTTACCCCATCTCGCCTTCCTAAAGGGACTGTAAAGTCAGGCCCACCTGTCTGtaataacaacaataataatCACTTGTAATGAAAGAGACGACACGGCCACAATGAGAGTAATGAGTTGCAACTTACAAGGAAGACGGCATCACGAGCAGCGAGTGTGAGAAGATCAGAACAAGAGACGACACGGCCGCAGTGAGTGTGGACAATTTGGCGGAGAGTTTCTATGATCTGAAATGTCTGTTGTTTGAAGTGCTTGTTGGGAATCTCACTCCTCTCGGGTGATCTATCAAGCAATACCGATCCATCGCATCCCTGTTTAATTTTTCATGCACATCCAGATTCAataatacaataaatataaGCTTACATATCCCATTTCAGAAAGCTAGAGATCACAGAAAACGACCTGAACAAAGCAGTCATGGGATTGGAGACGAAGTATTGCAGCTGCTTGCCCTGGGTCCGCTCTGTAAACTTGCGTCAGATAATTTCTCACAAGAGTGTCAACCTGAGGACATGTGAATCTGTAATATCCAAACTCCAGACCATTAGCTATAGTAACATTAGGTTTGAATAGTTCCCCATTAGAACTGCTAAGGCAAGAAGCCAGCaggagaaaagaaataaaaaggagaGGAGTGAAAGATTTAACTTTAGCCATGGCTGGTTTAATTTTGCATGTACTACGAGAACCTGAGGCAGCTTAGTGTAATGGATTAACTGATGGGGAAATTTgagaatattttatcatttttcaaaCAGGTTCGTGAATCTAGATGAATAAGATAATGCCTTAATTGTAAAGTGTCTCTGCTAATGCAccacatatttatttaaaataaacaagAAAGACAGCAGAAGAAGAGGACAGAAtgatgataaaattatttaatattgcaatttttttttatcaatgaaaaTATAGAGGGCATTTCTCAAGACCCATAAAACTACAACAGAGGGTTATATAATCCCATTTccgaaaaggaaaaataaaaaaaaaaattaaaattaaactaaatcaaaatcaaactaaacAAAAGCATAGAGGAGAGACTAAAAGACCAGAAAAAGCAAATAACAAGCAAGTCGATTAGGCTCTCAGCACCATAAGAAAGTTCCGATCCATCAAAACTGCTGCAGAAGGAGGTGGTACCATAGAGCTTAGCCGATCTACACCCAATGGGAGTGGAAGCCACCGAATAACAAGTAAAAACCTCTCCAAATGCCGCCTGACCGGAGTACTCTCAAGTAGGTTCATTAAGGTCATCCCTCACCGAATAAAGCCACCtgcaataaaaaataagaaaacaacaaataaaagaaaaggagtCATCAACACGTCCATCCGGTGATGTAAAAAACTGGAGGGATGAGAATTCAAAACTAAAACTAAAGATTTCCTGCTCGAAGGAAAGCAAAACACCAACATGAAATCGCTACAAAACCACCAGAGAAAGATCTTCCCTGCTCGCCCTCTTTTTCCGGCTATTTCCTTTCTCTCATCCctcttttttctcttctctcGCTGGCCTCTAATTACTATTCAATAATATTGCAactgatatatatatttataacacATCGATAAATTAGCCATCAATATAATCTAAGGCCTTAATAGATTAACAAAACATATTTGATAATCTCTCGGTGACCAGTGTTGGATTAAATTTACCAAATAATATTAGATAAATACTcttagtttattaattaattacattatttacaaagtattaaatttaaatataattaaaattattacagaaaattaaataaatatttgtatattgaaatatttatttatattttattaactatTCATTGCATTGGATAAGACAACTCACGTTTATTGAGtataaaataaagaatatatttagtagttcaaaaatataaatataatagacTGGAGCAGATGGTATCCCACTATTGAGTATGGTCCCAACTAAGAAATATAtaatacaaaaatatttaaaatattaaaaattaattttttattaaaattaaacattaatttttgttttattaatttagcAAGTGTGAGTATTGAATTTGCCGCAGttcaaattggattttaaaattgaaccgTGATGGTTGgattaaaataaagagaaaaactGATTAATATAGTTTCTAAAGTCTAAACCATATTTTAGAAATTGTATGTTCatgttcaaaaaatattttacaaattaatatttaaagcgGTTAGGTTTGATCCCTCCTCGATTATTGaatcaattcaaattatttaaaaattaattctcaTAATGTtacattaaatttgaattaaatcaaaattattaatttaaatcacgtacgtttaaatttaaatttaatttatgatgTTTAAGGCATAGCTCAAAATTATTCCTTTCTAAAATAAAAGCAGCCTTGAAACTAtcacaataaaaattattatatttattatcactctctctctctattacATGGCTGCACAGTGCACTATAATTTAGTACAATAGttttactaaataaattatgaattagTTCTAGGTAAAACTGGCcatggaaaagaaaataaattttataaaacatttttgccACGTAATACGTTTGAATGTACTATGATCAAATCTGTCTCTAAATGATATTGCAATAATCTTGACCTAAGGCTAAACTAACTTCTTTTCTGAGTAGAAGAGCTTCTCTATTTGCAGTTAAACAGCACTAAACCCATTTTGTCAAACCAATGAGAATATTATCGGTGTGATTTCTTGTAATTATAGTAATCACCGTCGAAGAAAATTAGTTTATCCAAATCATGTTGCTAAGTTTAATAATGCCATCTGGATGAGGATTTTAGTCTATCAAACTAGAATAAAGCTTGAAAATGCTAATTAAAATACGTCAATAATACTACAATGCTAATTAAAAAGCACTAGATAAAATGCCTAAATTTTGAAGGAACTAGTAAAGTTCATGATTGTTTTTAAAGAGAGTTTGATATTGTATCCAAATGAGAAGCACCAGTATTAGTGTTGCATTAGTAGGAGGACTGCACTAGGATTTAGTATCTAGATTGAATCGTACATTGATTGTGTGGTTCATAATGTTAAATTAAAGTATCCGATGTACCAAGAGGTGATATGAGAATAGCAAATATAGCTTGAGCATGAGCCATTAAAACTAGTAGATGACCCAAAGACGTTTTCTATTGTAagtgataatatataaaaattataaattgattttaattgtaagtgataatatataaaaaattataaattaattttaattaaagaatgCCTTTCACCTGAAAATATGCTAAAATAGGTAAAAAGAGActcaatttttattcttttcaagCTCACTCTCTTTTCTCAATCTTCTTCCTCTGTCTCTTcgcttcctcttcctcttttccTCCATTCTTTCATGCAATATAATACGGATCCAATACGACAAATTTTCAACAATAATATAGAGCAAttttatgtcattcaaatggatctaaaagaaattaaaaataatattcatatgatccaaatATACTTGAAGCATGCTTCAATTTATATAGGACAGATTTGGTGTAACACTTGTAATTGTAGATTTAAGAAGACTAATCAAACCTATAgactaaaactacataaagagaagtttaaagtgaaaattaagaaaaacttttataaaaattcatttttatcgtgatgggcttgctatattttattatttaaacacttactttatttttgttttgtttaatCTTATATTcttatcatattttattttttaatttttaaagtgttGGCCATATTTTGGgcctatattttaatatttatgagtttaatgaacaattttagtgtgtgattgggtttaGCCCTTGTGTGTGGTTCGgtcaaatttaaaaagaatgTTTTAGGGTTTGAATTTTCTCCAAACtatataagaataaaaaatatttgtaaaaaacaacttttgaatcaaaattttcaaaattttcaaaatttttcttcATGTCTTATGTGTACTGTTTTGAATAAGAGTGAGAATTTGTTTttatcaattgcattaaaaaTCTTGGCTAAtttatcaactattcattgtggcgtttgtcagattctcatttaaatttttcGATTATTGGTGTTTCAGATTTTCTAAGTGTGAGGTGTTATAGGAGAtggtttatcaaatttttagaTTCTATATCTACTTGTGAATGTTTAAGACTTGTGTCATAGAGTTTCATCTTACGCTCTTTATGAAATAAatcttcttttaaaatttttaaatttaattttaacgtCGGAAGATTAATCTTCCTAAgatattttgatatatatagAGGGACAATAAGTtggatgaaaaagtttaaaaccaACACCCATGGCTCATACAAGAGAGGGTTGCTTACTTTCCAATATTCATATGCACCTCAATGCAACATCAAAAATAGTATCTGTACATTCATTTTAAAGActatttttctgaaaaataattattttttttctttggtttcaatgttaaaatataaaataaaataaattatttaatattttaagcataaaaattgagaattcattatatataacaattaaaatattgaaagaaaatatttaattatacaaatatgttaaatatttattatatcaattaaacaatataattataaaacattcatttaatataaaaaataattgcaggtaaacttttatttttttattgaatgtgGAGCTCTAATCTCAAGTTAATTTCATTCCAGATATACCGTTGCGCTTTGAATTGAAGTTTCTTCTGAGATCGAACTGTGTTTTATGGGTCAGTTTTTCGAATTTCATATTCATTGTTGAGTGTGAGTAAAGTTTATATAgaactaaaaattttatcaaaattattatgattttaacaataattcaatttatttctgTCTCGAAATTTGATGtgtgttttgataaaaaataaaataaaatagtaaatctTGAAGATCCTGAACAAGAAATTTTATATGACCATTCATTATAATGAGTCCCATGTAATTCCCATCATAATCGATCAACGATATCTAACActtgtatataataatttttattcaagaACATCCCTGAAGCTTTCTCGGAACACGTTCTTTCCTTCTCTTCAGATAACATTCCAGCTAAGCAACATTGCAATATTCCGAGTTGTTAAGGAGATTCCTAACCATCCAATATTCCTTGCAGCAATATCCTGAGTTCAGCCCGACAGCGATTTGATTCCTAATCCTCTAGCCACCTTGCAGTCTCGAAGCACATGCATCATATGGTTTCTGGACT
This is a stretch of genomic DNA from Manihot esculenta cultivar AM560-2 chromosome 2, M.esculenta_v8, whole genome shotgun sequence. It encodes these proteins:
- the LOC110608961 gene encoding peroxidase 12, with translation MAKVKSFTPLLFISFLLLASCLSSSNGELFKPNVTIANGLEFGYYRFTCPQVDTLVRNYLTQVYRADPGQAAAILRLQSHDCFVQGCDGSVLLDRSPERSEIPNKHFKQQTFQIIETLRQIVHTHCGRVVSCSDLLTLAARDAVFLTGGPDFTVPLGRRDGVTFPRVNQTFEDLIAPTAKTTEILTKFARKGLNLLDTVALSGAHTIGIARCSSFRERLFPTRDPTMEISLYEKLRPYCAFPEFDSLTWLDFRSPFKFDNLYFVDLINRQGLFTSDQDLFEDPRTRGTVINFANNEFQFFASFAGALIKMGTVGVLTDGQGEIRARCNMRNSDFFNLESVLEKDKNSSSAAI